A single genomic interval of Pan paniscus chromosome 18, NHGRI_mPanPan1-v2.0_pri, whole genome shotgun sequence harbors:
- the FOXF1 gene encoding forkhead box protein F1, which translates to MTAEVQPAPRAQPPPPRPPPPPRPLPPPPPPPPGPSAAQSSGGSGGGGSSHPMSSAPEKQQPPHGGGGGGGGGGGGGGAAMDPASSGPSKAKKTNAGIRRPEKPPYSYIALIVMAIQSSPTKRLTLSEIYQFLQSRFPFFRGSYQGWKNSVRHNLSLNECFIKLPKGLGRPGKGHYWTIDPASEFMFEEGSFRRRPRGFRRKCQALKPMYSMMNGLGFNHLPDTYGFQGSAGGLSCPPNSLALEGGLGMMNGHLPGNVDGMALPSHSVPHLPSNGGHSYMGSCGGAAAGEYPHHDSSVPASPLLPTGAGGVMEPHAVYSGSAAAWPPSASAALNSGASYIKQQPLSPCNPAANPLSGSLSTHSLEQPYLHQNSHNAPAELQGIPRYHSQSPSMCDRKEFVFSFNAMASSSMHSAGGGSYYHQQVTYQDIKPCVM; encoded by the exons ATGACGGCAGAGGTGCAGCCAGCCCCGCGCGCGCAGCCCCCTCCCCCTCGCCCTCCTCCCCCCCCtcgtcctcttcctcctcctcctcctcctcctcccggccCGTCCGCGGCGCAGAgcagcggcggcagcggcggcggcggcagcagccaCCCGATGTCTTCGGCGCCCGAGAAGCAGCAGCCACCgcacggcggcggcggcggcggcggcggcggcggcgggggaggCGGCGCGGCCATGGACCCCGCGTCGTCCGGCCCGTCCAAGGCCAAGAAGACCAACGCCGGCATCCGGCGCCCGGAGAAGCCGCCCTATTCCTACATCGCGCTCATCGTCATGGCCATCCAGAGTTCACCCACCAAGCGCCTGACGCTGAGCGAGATCTACCAGTTCCTGCAGAGCCGCTTCCCCTTCTTCCGCGGCTCCTACCAGGGCTGGAAGAACTCCGTGCGCCACAACCTCTCGCTCAACGAGTGCTTCATCAAGCTACCCAAGGGCCTTGGGCGGCCCGGCAAGGGCCACTACTGGACCATCGACCCGGCCAGCGAGTTCATGTTCGAGGAGGGCTCCTTTCGGCGGCGGCCGCGCGGCTTCCGAAGGAAATGCCAGGCGCTCAAGCCCATGTACAGCATGATGAACGGGCTCGGCTTCAACCACCTCCCGGACACCTACGGCTTCCAGGGCTCGGCCGGCGGCCTCTCGTGCCCGCCCAACAGCCTGGCGCTGGAGGGCGGCCTGGGCATGATGAACGGCCACTTGCCGGGCAACGTGGACGGCATGGCCCTGCCCAGCCACTCGGTGCCCCACCTGCCTTCCAACGGCGGCCACTCGTACATGGGCAGCTGCGGCGGCGCGGCGGCCGGCGAGTACCCGCACCACGACAGCTCGGTGCCCGCCTCCCCGCTGCTGCCCACCGGCGCCGGCGGGGTCATGGAGCCGCACGCCGTCTACTCGGGCTCGGCGGCGGCCTGGCCGCCCTCGGCGTCCGCGGCGCTCAACAGCGGCGCCTCTTACATCAAGCAGCAGCCCCTGTCCCCCTGTAACCCCGCGGCCAACCCCCTGTCCGGCAGCCTCTCCACGCACTCCCTGGAGCAGCCGTATCTGCACCAGAACAGCCACAACGCCCCAGCCGAGCTGCAAG GCATCCCGCGGTATCACTCGCAGTCGCCCAGCATGTGTGACCGAAAGGAATTTGTCTTCTCTTTCAACGCCATGGCGTCCTCTTCCATGCACTCGGCCGGCGGGGGCTCCTACTACCACCAGCAGGTCACCTACCAAGACATCAAGCCTTGCGTGATGTGA